From Rhodanobacteraceae bacterium, the proteins below share one genomic window:
- a CDS encoding 4-hydroxythreonine-4-phosphate dehydrogenase, whose translation MSGGPDMHRPAHLPRLAITSGDPAGVGPELVARLAASPLAADLVAISDSGLLQRAAQRCGIALKLEPDDGEPRNLRAAGSLRVVEVPLRVEEAPGRLDPRNAFHVLNMLAQVADGCMSGAFDAVVTAPVQKSVINDAGERFTGHTELFADRAGCEVVMMLASPELRVALATTHLPLAKVPASITRGSLTRTLRIVHAELIAKFGIAEPRIAVLGLNPHAGEGGHLGREEIDTIIPALDALRGEGMQLIGPLPADTAFVPAMRARYDAVLAMYHDQALPVLKAEAFDRTVNITLGLPFVRTSVDHGTALDLAGTSRADPSSMFAAAEMALHLATRKHA comes from the coding sequence ATGAGCGGCGGGCCGGACATGCACCGGCCCGCTCATCTTCCGCGCCTCGCCATCACCAGTGGTGACCCCGCGGGGGTCGGCCCGGAACTGGTCGCGCGGCTGGCGGCCTCGCCGCTCGCCGCCGACCTCGTCGCGATCAGCGACAGCGGCCTGCTGCAACGCGCCGCGCAGCGCTGCGGCATCGCGCTGAAACTCGAGCCCGACGACGGCGAGCCACGCAACTTGCGCGCGGCGGGAAGCCTGCGCGTCGTGGAAGTGCCGCTGCGGGTCGAAGAAGCGCCCGGCCGGCTCGATCCGCGCAACGCCTTCCACGTATTGAACATGCTGGCGCAGGTCGCGGACGGTTGCATGAGCGGCGCGTTCGACGCCGTGGTCACGGCGCCGGTGCAGAAATCCGTGATCAACGACGCGGGCGAACGCTTTACCGGACACACCGAACTCTTCGCGGACCGCGCGGGCTGCGAGGTGGTGATGATGCTGGCATCGCCCGAACTGCGCGTCGCGCTCGCGACCACGCATCTGCCGCTGGCGAAGGTTCCGGCCTCGATCACGCGCGGATCATTGACGCGCACGCTGCGCATCGTGCACGCCGAACTCATCGCGAAGTTCGGCATCGCCGAACCGCGCATCGCGGTGCTGGGCCTCAATCCCCACGCCGGCGAAGGCGGCCACCTCGGGCGCGAGGAAATCGACACGATCATTCCCGCGCTCGATGCGCTGCGGGGCGAAGGCATGCAACTGATCGGGCCGCTGCCCGCCGACACCGCGTTCGTGCCGGCGATGCGCGCGCGCTATGACGCGGTGCTGGCGATGTACCACGACCAGGCGCTGCCGGTGCTGAAGGCCGAAGCGTTCGACCGTACCGTCAACATCACGCTGGGACTGCCGTTCGTGCGCACCTCGGTCGACCACGGCACCGCGCTCGATCTCGCGGGCACCAGCCGCGCCGATCCTTCCAGCATGTTCGCCGCAGCGGAAATGGCGTTGCACCTCGCGACGCGCAAGCACGCCTGA
- a CDS encoding SSU rRNA (adenine(1518)-N(6)/adenine(1519)-N(6))-dimethyltransferase, translating to MPARPKKHYGQHFLHERSVIERIVTAIAPKAGDRIVEIGPGEGALTLPLLKAAGHLAAIELDAELIEPLRARAAAVGELDIIHADVLKVDLTVLADGGKLRLAGNLPYYVSSPILFHCLAHAAAIADMHFMLQKEVVDRMAAAPGSKVYGRLSVMLQLVCKVEPLLRVAPGAFRPPPKVESAVVRLTPLPPAQCPDPALSGKIAAVVRAAFNQRRKTLSNALRGLLDADAIRTAGIDPRARAEDIAPAGFVALARHVTSGGLQVGQELAHNDDQ from the coding sequence ATGCCAGCGCGCCCCAAGAAGCATTACGGCCAGCACTTCCTGCACGAGCGCAGCGTGATCGAGCGCATCGTCACGGCGATCGCACCCAAGGCCGGCGATCGCATCGTCGAAATCGGCCCCGGCGAAGGCGCGCTCACGCTGCCGCTGCTGAAGGCGGCCGGACACCTGGCGGCGATCGAACTGGACGCCGAATTGATCGAACCGCTGCGTGCGCGCGCCGCGGCCGTCGGCGAACTCGACATCATCCACGCCGACGTGCTGAAGGTGGACCTCACCGTGCTCGCGGACGGCGGCAAGCTGCGCCTTGCGGGCAACCTGCCCTACTACGTTTCCAGTCCGATCCTGTTCCACTGCCTCGCGCACGCCGCTGCGATCGCCGACATGCACTTCATGCTGCAGAAGGAAGTGGTGGACCGCATGGCCGCGGCGCCCGGCAGCAAGGTTTACGGCCGCCTGTCTGTGATGCTGCAGCTGGTCTGCAAGGTCGAACCCCTGCTGCGGGTCGCGCCGGGTGCGTTCCGGCCGCCGCCCAAGGTCGAATCCGCGGTCGTGCGGCTGACGCCGCTGCCGCCCGCGCAATGTCCCGATCCCGCGCTTTCCGGGAAGATCGCCGCGGTGGTCCGCGCCGCTTTCAATCAGCGGCGCAAGACACTCTCCAACGCACTGCGCGGACTGCTCGATGCGGATGCGATCCGCACCGCCGGCATCGATCCGCGCGCACGCGCCGAAGACATCGCGCCCGCGGGTTTCGTGGCGTTGGCGCGCCATGTGACTTCCGGCGGCTTGCAGGTTGGGCAGGAACTCGCACACAATGACGACCAATGA
- a CDS encoding ApaG protein, which yields MSPRPTTPDKSSKPREPEPHVIEVGVDARYVAEQSKPETNRYVFAYEITLRNLGMMPARLQTRHWVITDANGKVEEVRGEGVVGEQPRLQPGESYSYTSGAILETQVGTMRGTYLFHADDGTDFEAPIPEFVLSVPRTLH from the coding sequence ATGAGTCCCCGGCCCACCACTCCCGACAAATCCAGCAAGCCGCGTGAACCCGAGCCGCACGTGATCGAGGTCGGCGTGGACGCGCGCTACGTGGCCGAGCAATCCAAGCCGGAAACCAACCGCTACGTGTTCGCGTACGAAATCACCCTGCGCAATCTCGGGATGATGCCGGCGCGTTTGCAAACGAGGCATTGGGTGATCACCGATGCCAACGGCAAGGTCGAGGAAGTGCGCGGCGAGGGCGTGGTGGGCGAACAGCCGCGCCTGCAGCCAGGCGAAAGCTACAGCTACACCTCCGGCGCGATCCTGGAAACGCAGGTCGGCACCATGCGTGGCACGTACCTGTTCCATGCCGATGACGGCACCGACTTCGAGGCACCGATTCCCGAGTTCGTGCTGTCGGTGCCGCGAACCCTGCACTGA
- a CDS encoding Bis(5'-nucleosyl)-tetraphosphatase, symmetrical, translating to MAIYAIGDVQGCYPELQRLLERLRFDPSTDRLWFCGDLVNRGGESLEVLRLIHGLREHCVVTLGNHDLSLLAIAVREPEARARTNPDLRRVLEAEDSATLVDWLRAQSMLHHDPALGFTLVHAGLAPSWTLKQALHIAHEVERTLRGPAHRGLLQRMFGNRPARWSSKLHGQDRLRAAINIFTRMRYCDATGRIDFDAKGAPGSQRAGLYPWYEVPGVKSRGTRIVCGHWSALGRFAGLGVYAIDTGCVWGGKLTALRLDGEEPQFIAVDAEPHRKRA from the coding sequence ATGGCCATCTACGCGATCGGCGATGTGCAAGGTTGCTATCCGGAACTGCAGCGCTTGCTGGAACGCCTGCGTTTCGATCCTTCGACCGATCGCCTGTGGTTCTGCGGCGACCTGGTCAACCGCGGCGGTGAATCCCTGGAAGTGCTGCGGCTGATCCACGGCCTGCGCGAACACTGCGTCGTCACGCTCGGCAACCACGACTTGAGCCTGCTCGCGATCGCCGTGCGCGAGCCGGAAGCGCGCGCGCGCACCAATCCCGATTTGCGCCGCGTCCTCGAAGCCGAGGATTCGGCCACGCTGGTCGACTGGCTGCGCGCGCAATCCATGCTGCACCACGATCCTGCGCTCGGCTTCACGCTGGTGCACGCGGGGCTGGCGCCGTCGTGGACGCTGAAGCAGGCGCTGCACATCGCCCACGAAGTCGAACGCACGCTGCGCGGCCCCGCCCACCGCGGCCTGCTGCAGCGCATGTTCGGCAACCGTCCGGCGCGCTGGTCCTCGAAATTGCACGGCCAGGACCGCCTGCGCGCCGCGATCAACATCTTCACGCGCATGCGCTATTGCGACGCGACCGGGCGCATCGACTTCGATGCCAAGGGCGCGCCCGGCTCGCAACGCGCGGGCCTGTACCCGTGGTACGAAGTGCCTGGCGTGAAATCGCGCGGCACCCGCATCGTGTGCGGCCACTGGTCCGCGCTCGGCCGCTTCGCGGGTCTCGGCGTCTACGCGATCGACACCGGCTGCGTGTGGGGCGGCAAGTTGACCGCCCTGCGGCTGGACGGCGAGGAACCGCAGTTCATCGCGGTGGATGCCGAGCCGCATCGCAAGCGCGCCTGA
- a CDS encoding Acyl-CoA dehydrogenase, short-chain specific: MDFHFSEEQLQIQSIARDFAQKRIAPVAADFDKSGEFPLDNIREMGKLGLMGIEVPTEYGGAGMDSISYVLAMIEIAAADCAHSTIMSVNNTLYCNGLLKFGSEEQKHKYVTPIASGEAIGAFALTEPQSGSDATAMRCRAVKQADGSFVINGKKSWITSGPVAKYILLFAMTEPEKHARGITAFMIDTSREGFSRGKTEPKLGIRASATCEIEFVDYRAQPDEVIGEEGHGFKIAMGVLDAGRIGIASQAVGLARAAYEATLEYSRDRKAFGQSIGSFQMTQAKIADMKCKLDAAQLLTLRAAWLKQESAKTGARFSTEAAVAKLTASEAAMWITHQAVQIHGGMGYSKEMPLERYFRDAKITEIYEGTSEIQRMVIARNETGLR, from the coding sequence ATGGATTTCCATTTTTCCGAAGAGCAGTTGCAGATCCAGTCGATCGCGCGCGATTTTGCGCAGAAGCGCATCGCGCCGGTGGCGGCGGATTTCGACAAGTCCGGCGAGTTTCCGCTCGACAACATCCGCGAGATGGGCAAGCTCGGCCTGATGGGCATCGAGGTGCCGACGGAATACGGCGGTGCCGGCATGGACTCGATCAGCTACGTGCTGGCGATGATCGAGATCGCCGCGGCCGATTGCGCGCATTCGACCATCATGAGCGTCAACAACACGCTCTACTGCAACGGCCTCCTGAAGTTCGGCAGCGAGGAACAGAAGCACAAGTACGTGACGCCGATCGCGTCGGGCGAGGCAATCGGTGCGTTCGCGCTCACGGAACCACAGTCGGGCTCCGACGCGACCGCGATGCGTTGCCGCGCGGTGAAGCAGGCCGATGGTTCGTTCGTCATCAACGGCAAGAAGAGCTGGATCACCTCGGGCCCGGTCGCGAAATACATCCTGCTGTTCGCGATGACCGAGCCGGAGAAGCACGCGCGCGGCATCACCGCCTTCATGATCGACACCTCGCGCGAGGGTTTCAGCCGCGGCAAGACCGAACCCAAGCTCGGCATCCGCGCATCGGCCACGTGTGAAATCGAGTTCGTCGATTACCGCGCCCAGCCCGACGAAGTGATCGGCGAGGAAGGCCACGGGTTCAAGATTGCAATGGGCGTGCTGGATGCGGGCCGCATCGGCATCGCGTCCCAGGCGGTCGGGCTTGCGCGCGCGGCGTACGAGGCCACGCTGGAGTATTCGCGCGATCGCAAGGCGTTCGGGCAGTCGATCGGCTCGTTCCAGATGACCCAGGCCAAGATCGCCGACATGAAGTGCAAGCTCGATGCTGCGCAGTTGCTCACGCTGCGCGCGGCTTGGCTGAAACAGGAATCCGCGAAAACCGGCGCGCGTTTCTCGACCGAAGCGGCGGTGGCGAAACTCACCGCGTCCGAAGCCGCGATGTGGATCACCCACCAGGCCGTGCAGATCCACGGCGGCATGGGTTATTCCAAGGAGATGCCGCTGGAGCGTTACTTCCGCGACGCCAAGATCACCGAAATCTACGAGGGCACGTCGGAGATCCAGCGCATGGTGATCGCGCGCAACGAGACGGGGTTGCGCTGA
- a CDS encoding Transcriptional regulator, ArsR family / Methyltransferase fusion: MLDLVSATALLRVLSDPTRVRLLALLRREELTVAELSSVLRLAQPRVSTHLAKLKETGLVRDRRAGVSAYYRFNESGFDGAVDLLRALEDGVDDAMLDADAQRLPSVLASRARDRGWADSVAGDMERHYSPGRTWETLARTLLQLLETGDVLDIASGDGVLAELLAPHAHSIVCVDSSPNVVAAARKRLKTFRNVEVVEGDMHALDLGNRRFDLVLMMHALTYSERPQQAIAEAARVLKPGGRLLAATLARHAHRAAVAPFDHKNLGFKREELTGFARKAGLEVLHCERISREARSPHFEVLSLLARKQEQATVRK, from the coding sequence ATGCTCGACCTGGTTTCCGCCACCGCGTTGTTGCGCGTGCTGTCCGACCCGACGCGGGTGCGGCTGCTGGCGCTGCTGCGACGCGAGGAGCTGACGGTCGCGGAACTGTCGTCGGTGCTGCGGCTGGCGCAGCCGCGCGTTTCCACCCACCTCGCCAAGCTCAAGGAGACCGGCCTGGTGCGTGACCGCCGCGCCGGCGTGTCGGCGTACTACCGCTTCAACGAGAGCGGTTTCGACGGCGCGGTCGACCTGCTGCGCGCGCTGGAAGACGGCGTCGACGACGCAATGCTGGATGCCGACGCGCAACGCCTGCCATCGGTGCTGGCGTCGCGCGCGCGCGACCGCGGCTGGGCCGACAGCGTGGCCGGCGACATGGAACGCCATTATTCGCCCGGCCGCACGTGGGAAACCCTGGCGCGCACCTTGCTGCAATTGCTCGAAACCGGTGACGTGCTGGACATCGCCTCGGGCGACGGCGTGCTGGCCGAACTGCTGGCGCCGCACGCGCATTCGATCGTGTGCGTGGATTCCAGCCCCAACGTGGTCGCCGCCGCGCGCAAGCGCCTCAAGACATTCCGCAACGTCGAAGTGGTCGAGGGCGACATGCACGCGCTCGACCTCGGCAACCGCCGCTTCGACCTCGTGCTGATGATGCACGCGCTCACCTACAGCGAGCGGCCACAACAGGCCATCGCCGAAGCGGCGCGCGTGCTGAAACCGGGTGGCCGATTGCTGGCGGCGACGCTGGCGAGGCACGCGCACCGCGCGGCAGTGGCGCCATTCGATCACAAGAACCTCGGCTTCAAACGCGAGGAACTGACCGGCTTCGCGCGCAAGGCCGGGCTTGAAGTCCTGCACTGCGAACGAATTTCGCGCGAAGCGCGTTCGCCGCATTTCGAAGTATTGAGCCTGCTGGCCAGAAAGCAGGAGCAAGCAACAGTCCGCAAATGA
- a CDS encoding 5-methyltetrahydrofolate--homocysteine methyltransferase, whose amino-acid sequence MTHNLPWLHPDRVEKLEAALARRILILDGAMGTMLQRHELDEAGYRGERFGRGCDARHDHAHAGEHADADGCQRDLKGDNDLLSLTQSQLIRDIHAAYLDAGADFVETNTFNSTSISQADYALQHLVHELNREGAKLAREACDAAERKAPDHPRFAIGVLGPTSRTASLSPDVNNPGFRNVDFDELENAYADATHGLIEGGADIVMVETIFDTLNAKAALAGVARVFDEIGGRLPVMISGTITDRSGRTLSGQTAEAFWYSVAHARPLSVGLNCALGAKDLRQHVEALARVADCAVSAHPNAGLPNALGGYDETPEEMAKTLGEFARDGLLNIVGGCCGTTPEHIAAIAEAVRGVAPRALPSHAEAA is encoded by the coding sequence ATGACACACAACCTGCCTTGGCTCCATCCCGACCGTGTCGAAAAACTCGAAGCCGCACTCGCCAGACGCATCCTGATCCTCGACGGCGCGATGGGCACGATGCTTCAGCGGCACGAACTGGATGAAGCCGGCTATCGCGGCGAACGCTTCGGCCGCGGTTGCGATGCACGGCACGACCACGCACACGCCGGTGAACACGCCGACGCCGATGGCTGCCAGCGCGACCTCAAGGGCGACAACGACCTGTTATCGTTGACCCAGTCGCAGCTGATCCGCGACATCCACGCCGCGTACCTCGACGCCGGCGCGGATTTCGTCGAAACCAATACCTTCAATTCGACCTCGATCAGCCAGGCCGACTACGCGCTGCAGCATCTGGTGCACGAACTGAATCGCGAGGGCGCGAAGCTGGCGCGCGAAGCCTGTGACGCAGCCGAGCGCAAGGCGCCGGACCATCCGCGCTTCGCGATCGGGGTGCTGGGCCCCACCAGTCGCACCGCATCGCTGTCGCCCGACGTCAACAATCCCGGCTTCCGCAACGTCGATTTCGACGAACTGGAAAATGCCTACGCCGATGCGACGCATGGCCTCATCGAAGGCGGCGCGGACATCGTGATGGTGGAAACCATCTTCGACACCTTGAATGCGAAGGCGGCGCTGGCCGGCGTCGCGCGGGTGTTCGACGAAATCGGCGGCCGGCTGCCCGTGATGATTTCGGGCACGATTACCGACCGTTCCGGCCGCACGCTTTCCGGCCAGACCGCCGAAGCGTTCTGGTATTCGGTCGCGCACGCGCGGCCGCTTTCCGTGGGACTCAATTGCGCGCTGGGCGCCAAGGATTTGCGCCAGCACGTCGAGGCGCTGGCGCGCGTGGCCGATTGCGCCGTCAGCGCGCATCCCAACGCGGGGCTGCCGAACGCGCTGGGCGGTTACGACGAGACACCCGAAGAAATGGCGAAGACGCTGGGCGAGTTCGCGCGCGACGGCCTGCTCAACATCGTCGGCGGCTGCTGCGGCACCACGCCCGAACACATCGCGGCGATCGCCGAGGCCGTGCGTGGTGTTGCGCCGCGTGCATTGCCCTCGCATGCCGAAGCCGCATAA
- a CDS encoding 5-methyltetrahydrofolate--homocysteine methyltransferase → MNEQPRYTRLSGLEPLVITPETLFVNIGERTNVTGSAKFKKLIKEDRYDEAVEVARQQVENGAQILDVNMDEGLLDSEAAMVKFLRLIAAEPDIARIPVMVDSSKWSVIEAGLKCLQGKGVVNSISLKEGEEKFLDEARKILRYGAATVVMAFDEQGQADTVERRLEICTRSYKLLTEKIGFPPEDIIFDSNIFPIATGIEEHADNAVNFIEAAKELKKRFPHSHVSGGVSNVSFSFRGNNAVREAIHSVFLYHAIKAGMDMGIVNAGAMPIYDDLDPQLRERVEDVVLNRRPDATERLMEIAEKLKSGTGDRGLGTESQKLAWRELPVAKRLEHALVHGIDQFVVEDTEEVRKTVTRTLDVIEGPLMDGMNVVGDLFGAGKMFLPQVVKSARVMKKAVAYLLPFMEEEKKRSGDVGKSNGKIVMATVKGDVHDIGKNIVGVVLACNNFDVVDLGVMVPAQKILDTAIAENADMIGVSGLITPSLEEMAHVAKEMKRQNFKIPLLIGGATTSRAHTAIKIEPNYETACVWVKDASRAVGVAQTLVSKALVDDFLAKVRAEYAEVRERHKNRGPAKRLVSLKDARANASKFDWKDYTPPTPKKIGLTVFDNIPLADLLPVIDWTPFFQAWELHGHYPAILSDPVVGTQATELFNDAQKILKKIVDEKWLRAKAVIGFWPAARVGDDIELTLPSLTGRWAGGEGTGNASAPGTFVPSSAPDGAPSPGGRRKEHVVLHHLRQQADKPVERPNLCLADFIAPKETGIEDWVGGFAVTAGLGIEEHLNRFHKDNDDYSAIILKALADRLAEALAEWMHREVRTKHWSYAPDESLDNEALIAEKYRGIRPAPGYPACPDHTEKATLFELLDATNNAGIELTEGFSMYPAAAVSGWYFSHPDSQYFVVGKLTKDQVEDYAERKGWTLGEAERWLSANLDYDPD, encoded by the coding sequence ATGAACGAACAACCCCGCTACACCCGCCTCTCCGGCCTCGAACCGCTGGTCATCACGCCGGAGACGCTGTTCGTCAACATCGGCGAGCGCACCAATGTCACCGGTTCGGCCAAGTTCAAGAAGCTGATCAAGGAAGACCGTTACGACGAGGCGGTGGAAGTCGCGCGCCAGCAGGTCGAGAATGGCGCGCAGATCCTCGACGTCAACATGGACGAGGGCCTGCTCGATTCCGAAGCGGCGATGGTGAAGTTCCTGCGCCTGATCGCGGCCGAACCCGACATCGCGCGCATCCCGGTGATGGTCGATTCGTCGAAGTGGAGCGTGATCGAGGCCGGCCTGAAATGCCTGCAGGGCAAGGGCGTCGTCAATTCGATCTCGCTGAAGGAAGGCGAAGAGAAATTCCTGGACGAAGCACGCAAGATCCTGCGCTACGGCGCCGCCACCGTGGTGATGGCCTTCGACGAACAAGGCCAGGCCGACACGGTCGAGCGCCGCCTGGAAATCTGCACGCGCTCGTACAAGTTGCTGACGGAGAAGATCGGCTTCCCGCCCGAAGACATCATCTTCGATTCCAACATCTTCCCGATCGCTACGGGCATCGAGGAACACGCCGACAACGCGGTGAATTTCATCGAAGCGGCCAAGGAACTGAAGAAGCGCTTCCCGCATTCGCACGTCTCGGGCGGCGTTTCCAACGTGTCGTTCTCGTTCCGCGGCAACAACGCGGTGCGCGAGGCGATCCACTCGGTGTTCCTGTACCACGCGATCAAGGCCGGCATGGACATGGGCATCGTCAACGCCGGCGCGATGCCGATCTACGACGACCTCGATCCGCAATTGCGCGAACGTGTCGAGGACGTGGTGCTGAACCGGCGGCCGGATGCGACCGAGCGGTTGATGGAGATTGCGGAGAAGCTGAAGAGCGGGACCGGGGACCGGGGACTGGGGACTGAAAGCCAAAAGCTCGCGTGGCGCGAACTGCCGGTCGCGAAACGGCTGGAGCACGCGCTGGTGCATGGCATCGATCAGTTCGTGGTCGAAGATACCGAGGAAGTGCGCAAGACCGTCACGCGCACGCTGGACGTGATCGAAGGCCCGCTGATGGACGGCATGAACGTGGTCGGCGACCTGTTCGGTGCCGGCAAGATGTTCCTGCCGCAGGTAGTGAAATCCGCGCGCGTGATGAAAAAGGCCGTCGCCTACCTTTTGCCTTTCATGGAAGAAGAAAAGAAGCGGAGCGGCGACGTCGGCAAGTCGAACGGCAAGATCGTGATGGCGACCGTCAAGGGCGACGTGCACGACATCGGCAAGAACATCGTGGGCGTGGTGCTGGCCTGCAACAACTTCGACGTGGTGGACCTCGGCGTGATGGTGCCTGCGCAGAAGATCCTCGACACCGCGATCGCGGAAAACGCCGACATGATCGGCGTGTCCGGCCTGATCACGCCGTCGCTGGAAGAGATGGCGCACGTCGCCAAGGAAATGAAGCGGCAGAACTTCAAGATTCCGCTGTTGATCGGCGGTGCGACCACTTCGCGCGCGCACACTGCGATCAAGATCGAACCCAATTACGAAACCGCCTGCGTGTGGGTGAAGGATGCTTCGCGCGCGGTGGGCGTGGCGCAGACGCTGGTCAGCAAGGCGCTGGTCGATGACTTCCTCGCCAAGGTGCGCGCCGAATACGCGGAAGTGCGCGAGCGCCACAAGAACCGCGGGCCGGCCAAGCGGCTGGTGTCATTGAAGGACGCGCGCGCGAACGCCTCGAAGTTCGACTGGAAGGATTACACCCCGCCGACGCCGAAGAAAATCGGCCTTACGGTATTCGACAACATCCCGCTTGCCGATCTGCTGCCGGTGATCGACTGGACGCCGTTCTTCCAGGCTTGGGAATTGCACGGCCATTATCCGGCGATCCTCAGCGATCCCGTGGTCGGCACGCAGGCCACGGAGTTGTTCAACGACGCGCAGAAGATCCTGAAGAAGATCGTCGACGAGAAGTGGCTGCGTGCGAAGGCGGTGATCGGGTTCTGGCCGGCGGCGCGCGTGGGTGATGACATCGAACTGACGCTGCCCTCTCTCACCGGGAGATGGGCTGGGGGTGAGGGTACGGGCAATGCGAGTGCTCCCGGCACATTCGTACCCTCATCCGCCCCTGACGGGGCACCTTCTCCCGGGGGGAGAAGGAAAGAGCATGTCGTGCTTCACCACCTCCGCCAACAGGCCGACAAACCTGTCGAACGCCCCAACCTGTGCCTCGCGGATTTCATCGCGCCGAAGGAAACCGGCATTGAGGACTGGGTCGGCGGCTTCGCCGTCACAGCAGGCCTCGGCATAGAGGAACACCTGAATCGCTTCCACAAGGACAACGACGACTATTCGGCGATCATCCTGAAGGCGCTGGCCGACCGCCTTGCCGAAGCGCTTGCGGAATGGATGCACCGCGAGGTGCGCACGAAACACTGGAGCTACGCGCCGGATGAGTCGCTCGACAACGAAGCGCTGATCGCGGAAAAGTACCGCGGCATCCGTCCCGCGCCGGGTTATCCCGCCTGTCCCGACCATACCGAGAAGGCCACGCTGTTCGAGTTGCTGGACGCAACGAACAACGCCGGCATCGAACTCACCGAAGGTTTTTCGATGTACCCCGCCGCCGCGGTGTCAGGCTGGTATTTCAGCCATCCCGACAGCCAATATTTCGTCGTCGGCAAGCTGACGAAGGACCAGGTCGAGGATTACGCGGAACGCAAGGGCTGGACGCTCGGCGAGGCCGAGCGCTGGCTGTCGGCCAACCTCGATTACGACCCGGACTGA